The genome window GACACGTCCTGTGTCCGGCCCCTGCGGGCTGTGTCTGCGCAATATTTTCGATTTGCCGTCCTGGCAATCGAATCAAGGTCGAAGCGTAGTCATTCATGCGTGAGAGTTCGAACTTTTTGCGGCGACGCAGCAATTGGGAGTTTTTCAACTGATAGCGAGGTGCGTACATGAAGAAATCTCTTTTCCTTGTCCTTACGGCCCTGTTTTTCCTGGCCCTGATCTTGTTTCCCGCCGCCAGTGTCCTGGCCGGAGACCTGGCCCCCCCGGCCGCTCCCGCGAGTCCGGACAGCGCCATGTTCACCCTGGAGGACATCTTCAACCGGCTGGACAGCGGCGCGGCAGGCAGCAAGCGTGACGGGGCCTTCGTCGAGCCGGGTGCAGGCCCTGTGGCTGGAACAGGCAAAACCCTGGATGAGGTGATGGGCAAGGCCCCGGCCGTGGATGATGCCGCCGGGGCCGGCGTTGCGAACGTCCTGGCGGGAAAGACGTTTTGGGGCCTGCTTTCAGGCGGAGGCTGGGGGTTGCAGACCGGCACCCTTGCGGCTCAAACACCGACCAATACCACCGTTGAACAACCGGCCGGCATTTACGAAGCCTTCAATCTCTCCACAGTGGACGCTGACCTGGTGGCTGGCAACATCAAGAAGGATGTGGTGATTTTTGGGATTACGGGCACGGCGGATGTGCCTTCGGGCAATGCCGTTGCCGCGGATGTTCTCACCGGGAAGACCTTTTCCAATGCGGGCGGGGTCGGCTTATCCGGCACCATGGCCAATGTCGGCCAGCAAAACATCACCCCGGGCACATCGGCCCGGACCATCACCCAGGGCTATCACGACGGCACGGGCACCGTGGCCGGGGATGCAGGCCTGGTGTCCGGCAACATCCATTCCGGCGTGACCATTTTCAGTGTGACCGGTGATCCCAATGTTGTGAACACCAGTTCAGGCGATGCCGCGGCCGGGGATATCCGGGCAGGCAAGAAGGCATGGGTGGATGGCGCAGAAGTTACAGGCACGCTGGATCCTGATGCCATCCCTTGCAGCGGCACCCGCTGGTCAAACACGGAAGTAAACCCCAACGGCCGCTGGTGCGACAACAGCGATGGAACG of Desulfonatronum sp. SC1 contains these proteins:
- a CDS encoding DUF1566 domain-containing protein, whose amino-acid sequence is MKKSLFLVLTALFFLALILFPAASVLAGDLAPPAAPASPDSAMFTLEDIFNRLDSGAAGSKRDGAFVEPGAGPVAGTGKTLDEVMGKAPAVDDAAGAGVANVLAGKTFWGLLSGGGWGLQTGTLAAQTPTNTTVEQPAGIYEAFNLSTVDADLVAGNIKKDVVIFGITGTADVPSGNAVAADVLTGKTFSNAGGVGLSGTMANVGQQNITPGTSARTITQGYHDGTGTVAGDAGLVSGNIHSGVTIFSVTGDPNVVNTSSGDAAAGDIRAGKKAWVDGAEVTGTLDPDAIPCSGTRWSNTEVNPNGRWCDNSDGTVTDLFGHNGRGKGLVWLKDAGWGGKKAWRVDGNSVDGAGYNPVYYDDAHTRAGILSSTMSGKPGDLNDGSVLGDWRLPTIEELKALTHGTDQIRSDTPGPFSGVESDDYWSSTSNSALAWPFFGKIVLMSTGADSDNVKVGENYVWPVRAGQ